AAAGTCGACATAAAGGAACTGACGCCGACTCAACTGGTCGAATTCCTCGGCGGATTGGGCAAGGAGAAATTCCGGGCCGGGCAGATCTTGCGCTGGGTTTACCAGCGTGGGGTGACCGATTTTTCGGCGATGACCGATCTTGCCAAGGATTTCCGGGCTGAGCTCGATAAGCGAGCTTTTATCTCAGACTGGGACCCTGAAGGGGTAGAGACGAGCCGCGATGGTACGAAAAAATACCTTTTTCGCCTGAGCGATGGCGAGTCGATTGAATCGGTCCGGATTCCGATGGAGGGAGACCGGGCGACGCTCTGTATCTCGAGCCAGGTCGGTTGTGCGATGCAGTGCGAATTCTGCCTGACCGGGGATTTCGGTTTGACCCGAAACCTGACCACTGGTGAAATTGTCAACCAGGTGTGTGCCTGCTTGAAAGATGGACCGATCAGTAATATCGTCTTCATGGGGATGGGGGAACCGCTGCACAATCTTGATAACGTTATCAAATCCCTCGAAATTTTTTATGTCGATGAAGGGCTTGGCTACAGCCCACGTAAAGTGACCGTTTCAACTTCCGGGCTGGTTCCGGAAATGCGTAGAATAGGTCAGTACGCCCGGGCAAACCTGGCTGTCTCCCTGAACGCGACTACCGACGAAGTCCGTGACCGGTTGATGCCGATTAACAGGAAGTATCCTCTGGCTGAATTGATAAAGGCCTGTCGGGATTATCCGCTTTCGCCCCGGGCAAGGATCACCTTTGAATATATCCTGATCCGTGACATCAACGATTCCCTTGAAGATGCCAAGCGTTTGGTGAGTCTGATGCACGGGATCAAGGCCAAGGTCAATCTGATTCTGTTTAACGAACATGAGGGCTCAGAATACAGGACACCCGAAGCTGAAACCGTCGATCGCTTCCAGCGATATTTGCTCGATCGCGACATCGTTGCGATTCGCCGGGCCAGCAAAGGCCAGGATATCTCGGCAGCGTGCGGGCAGTTGAAGGGGAAATTGGAGAAAAAGTAAATCATTGCCACGAAAGCAGGAAGGGTACCAGGGAAAAAATAGCAGGATCCTTTTTAACGGAGAGTCGGAGAGAAACAGAGAGAAAATCACGGTTTGTTCTATTTTTCTATCAGTTTTCTGAACCTCTCGCCACCTCTGCGTAAAAATTGGTTTTGATGTTCGTTTCTCTTCGTGATCCTGGTGTCTTGATGGCTAGCCATGAATTTGGTTTTATTCGAAAGGGTTTAATTATGGTTATCGGAGTTATTGGCGGCAGCGGACTGTATGAAATCGAGGGTTTGACCGAGGTCGAGGAGGTGCTGGTCGAGACGCCGTTCGGCGATCCGTCGGACGCTTACATTACCGGAACTCTGGATGGCGTCAAGATGGTTTTTCTGCCGCGTCACGGGCGCGGGCATCGCTTGTTGCCGTCGGAGGTCAACTACCGGGCCAATATCTATGGCATGAAAAAACTCGGTGTTGAACGGATCATCTCGGTGTCGGCCGTCGGCAGCATGAAAGAGGAGATCGTGCCGGGCCACATCGTCATACCTGACCAGTTTTTTGACCAGACCAAGGGTTTGCGGGAATCGACCTTTTTCGGTGACGGGGTCGTCGGCCACGTTGCCTTTGCCGACCCGGTCTGTGGTGATCTGGCCGAGCAGGTCTACGCGGCAGCCGGCGAAGCGGGTGCGACGACGCACAAGGGCGGGACTTATATCTGTATTGAAGGCCCGAACTTCTCGACCCGGGCCGAATCAAATATCTACCGGAAATGGGGTGTTGATATTATCGGTATGACCAATATTCCCGAAGCGCGGCTGGCCCGGGAGGCGGAAATCTGTTATGCAACGGTTGCTCTGGCAACCGATTATGATTGCTGGCACGCCGATCACGATGATGTCGATATCGAATCAATCCTCGAGATCATTCACAATAATGTGGCGACAGCCCGGCAGATCATCAAGATTGCGGCCGGCAAGGTGGCGCAGTCACGTCCCTGCGCCTGTGCCCGGGCACTGGAGTTTGCAATTATGACCGATCACGCCCTGATTCCGGAAAAAACGTGTGAAGATCTTCAGCCACTGATCGGCAAATACTTGAAAAAATAGAGCTATTGCCGGAATTTAATTTTTCATATAGTATAATTTCACTACTGAAAGTATGGAGATAAAATGAGTATTCTTGTTGTCGGTTCAGTTGCCTTTGATTCGATCGAAACGCCGTTCGGACAGGTTGATGATGTTCTCGGTGGTTCGGCGACCTATTTTTCAACCTCGGCCAGTTTTTTTACAGATGTCAACCTGGTCGCAGTTGTTGGTGAGGATTTTCCCGATGAACATCGGCAAATGCTCCGCGATCGGGGTATCAACCTTGATGGATTGCAAACCTCTTCCGGTGAAACCTTTCGCTGGAAAGGGCGCTACGGCTTTGATTTGAACGAGGCCCATACCCTCGATACGAAGCTGAACGTTTTCGAGTCGTTCAAGCCGGAAATACCGGAAAGCTACAAGGGCGCCGAGTATGTATTTCTCGCCAATATCGACCCGGAGCTTCAGCTCGAGGTGTTGCAACAGGTTGAGAAGCCGAAGCTCATCGCCTGTGATACGATGAACTTCTGGATCGAGGGGAAACGGGACGCCCTGGTCAATACCCTGAAACATGTCGATGTTCTGGTTATCAATGAAGGTGAAGTTCGGCAACTTGCTGATGAACCGAACCTGCGCAAGGCGGCCAGGATGATTCTTGATATGGGGCCGAAATCGCTGGTTGTCAAGCGCGGCGAGTATGGTGTCCTCATGTTTTCCGGACATTCGATTTTTGCTGCTCCGGCATATCCTCTTGAAGAGGTATTCGATCCGACCGGGGCGGGTGATACCTTTGCCGGCGGCTTTATCGGCTATCTTGCCTCGACCCGAAATGTTTCGGAAGCAAATGTGCGTCAGGCGGTCGTGTTCGGCAGTGTCATGGCTTCATTTACCGTTGAATCGTTCAGTCTGGATCGTTTGAAGAGCCTTGATTACAGTGAAATAGAAACTCGTTTCCGCGAGATGAAGCTACTGAGTGATTTTGAGCCGCTCGGCTGATTTCTTTGATGATCTGGCGGTGGAGTCGAACTCTGTTCTTCGCCAACAGGTCATCGGGTGAGGGGACATGGGCTTCGAGTTAACTGAAAAACTTAAACGACTGGATATCTCTGCGCCGAATGTGCTGCGACTACAGCGTTCACTCGCCGACCTGCAGATTGCTATCCCCGGTCAGAAGGCGCAGAAAGCAACCGCTTATGTCTGTGCTTTCAATACGGGAAAGGGTGTTCGTGTTGTTGTTGCTCTACACCTGAAAGACGAATACAAACTGATCTATTACCTCAATACGGAAGGTGAGATCCACCGGGATAAGGCGAGTCATGTATTGAATGAGGGTGTGAATTTTTCCGAAACTCTCGGATTTATGATGGTTGACCTCGATTTTCATAAAATGGAGGGGGCCGAAAAAGTTTCATTCTGGGAGTCCCTGCCGTTAAAAAACCCACCGAAGCCTCCAGCCGAACCGAAGCCAGCGCCACCTGTAAATGCAAAGTCGGTTATAACGGATGACGATGTTATCGAGGAAGCGGAAGCACTGAGCAGTGAAGAGTCGATTGAACTCGACCTCGGTCTGCCGCGCAGCAAACTTGCCGGACGGATCAAGAAGGAACGTCCTTCACCGGCTGAAATTGAGAAGAAAAGAGCGCGTCTCCGGGAAAATCTCGGCCGCTTCCTTTCTTCATTGTAGGAGATATGACATTGCGAGTATTATTTGCTGTTCTTGTTCTGGGGCTTCTGGTTGGTTGTGTCTCTGCGGATAAAAAGACCGACCAGGCAGAGGTTCACTTTATGCTCGGGGTCTCCTACCTGCAGGATAATAATGCGACCCAGGCACTCAAGGAGTTCCTGTGGGCGGCCGAGATTGATGATGATGATGCCCGGCTGCAGGCTGCTCTGGGGCAGGCCTATTTCATGAAAGGGGCTTATAGTGACGCCGAAAGGCATTATCTCAAGGCCCTCAAGCTCGATCGGGACAATCCGAAATACCAGAACAACCTGGCCGCCCTCTACATGCAGTGGGAGCGCTGGGATGATGCCATGGGTTATTTTTACAAGGCGGCTACGAATCTGCTTTTTCCCCAGGCTGAAGTTGCCTGGACCGGCTACGGCTATGCCCTGTTCAAAAAAGGCGAATACGTGGAAGCGATCGAAGCTTACATAAAAGCTATCGATCAGAACTGGCGTTATCCGCAGGCGTACGTCAGACGCGGCGAGGCCTTTCATGCTCTGGGCAAACCGGGCAAAGCGATCAGCGATTATCGCGAGGCGCTGAAGCTTGCTCCCAATTATGCTCTGGCCCATTATAACTTCGCCTTGTCGAGCATGAAACTTCGCGATAAGGAGTCCGCCGTCAGGCATTTTGCCGAAGTGATCAGGCTGGCTCCCGATTCGGAACTGGCGCGGCAGTCAAAATCCTATCTGCTTATCCTGGAATAACAGGCAAAAGGTTCGTTAATCATCAACCGACTCACGCGAGGGTCACTATGTTCAATCGCTGGAGTAACGCGCTTCACCTGATTCGTCATAAGTCCGGGGTTGGTGCGCCTGATCTTGTTGTTATTCTCGGCTCCGGTCTCGGTGCGATTGCCGAAAATTCAGAAATCCTCTGCCGCTTCAGTTACCAGAACCTCGACGGCATGCCTGCCACATCGGTGCACGGTCACAAGGGCGAACTGATCATCGGCCGGATCGGCGATAAGGTGATCTGGTTTTTTTCCGGTCGTTTCCATCTCTATGAAGGATACAAAGCTGAAGACGTTGTTGCTCCGGTCGTTCTCGCAGGGGCCGCCGCTGCCCCCCGTATGCTCATAACCAACGCTGCCGGGGCGATCAATAAGGACTTTTCACCCGGCTCATTTATGTGGATTTCCGATCATATCAACCTGATGGGAGATAACCCCCTGCGCGGGGTCAGACAAAACCCCTTTATCGATCTCTGCCATCTTTATCACAATACTCTTTGTCCCGAATTGACCGACCGTATGTCCAGCCTCGGCATTGAATTGAATAGTGGGGTCCTCGCCGGTGTCCTTGGCCCATCGTATGAAACACCGGCCGAGGTCAGGGCCCTAAGGACTCTTGGCGCCGATGCTGTATCGATGTCGACGGTGCCCGAAACAATCATGGCAAAGTATATCGGTATGGAGGTTGTCGGGTTGTCTTTTCTTGCCAATGCCGCGGCCGGCCTTAACGACCGGGCGCTCAACCATGACGATATCATCGACGTTGGCCGGACCGGTGTCGAACTGTTCTCAGAAATCCTTCCGGAGATGATAGAGTTGTGGTTGTAAAGTCTGAACTATTCTTTTTTAAAACCTCTAACTTACTGAAAATCAAGAACATTATTATCTTTTCATCGCCTTGACACGGCTTTGATGCATGCTAGAATTTCGACATGTATGAATCTGTATCAGGGAATGGGCACATCCGGAAGATTCTGATTGTTGACGATGAGGAGAATACCCGGATTGGTCTGACGAAACTCTTGGCTGCCGACGGTTATGAGGTTTCGACGGCCGGAGATGGTGTGGAAGCTCTGGCCTGCCTCAAAGCGAACCCGTTCCATCTGGTTATTACCGATATGAATATGCCGCGGATGAATGGTCTCGATTTTATCGAGACCTTGAGTCGCAAGCATCCGGGTCTTAATGTCATTATGATGACGGCATTCGGCGGAATCGATACCTACGTTGAAGCGATGAAGCTTGGTGTTTACGAATATCTTCATAAGCCGATTAAAATCGACGAACTGAAATCCGTGATGAAGAAGCTCTCTCTTGAATTGAAGGGCTAATTCTGACCCTGTCTTTTACCGGGAGGTTCACATGAAGAAATTTGGCTCAATACTGTTTGCGACCGATTTTTCTGAATGCTCTGAACATGCCTTTGCCTATGCTCTTTCTATGGCCAAGACGTTCAAGGCAAAACTGATCGTTCTGCATATCATTAACGAGCCGGTCGATCTGCGCGGATTTTATGTCCCGCATATCTCCTTTGATAAACTTGAAGAGGAGATTGAGCAGGGTGCAAAGAAGTTGATGGAGCAGTTTGAAAGAACCTTCCTTGCCGATTTCGAGGATTATGTTTCGTTTGTAGCTCCCGGGATTCCCGATGACGAGATTATCAAACGGGCCGAGACTGAATCGGCTGATCTGATTGTCCTGGGGACACATGGCCGAACCGGTCTTGACCATGTCCTTTTCGGGAGCACCGCCGAGAAGGTCGTACGGAAATCAAAGGTTCCGGTCATGACAATCCGTCAGGAAGGGTAGGCACCTCTCCCGGAACAGAATCTTCAGGCGGCTTCGGCCGCCTTTTCTGTTTCTTTTTTCCGCCTTTTTCCTTGTCAGGACAGCCTTTCGGAAGGTATTCTGTCTGCCTTTTGCTAATGATTCAAATGGAGTTTCAGCATGCCGGAAAAAATCCTGGTAGTTGATGATGAAAGGGTCATTCTTGATCTGGCGACTATGGTCCTCAGTGCCAGGGGCTACCAGATCGAGACCGCTTTTTCAGGTGCGGACGCACTGGATCGGGTTGCTTCTTTGCAGCCGGAACTGATTCTCCTCGACTACATGATGCCGGAAATGGACGGGCTGACGGTTCTGCGCCAGTTACGAGCACAATATCCGGATACATACGTCATCATGTTTACCGGCAAAGGGAGTGAAGAACTGGCCGTTGAATTGATGAAAGCCGGCGCCAGTGACTACATCCGAAAACCATTCAATAATCAAAATCTGGTAGAACGGATAGAGAATGCGCTCAAGATCAGGCGGATAGAGATCCGGAATCGCGAGTTGCTCGATGAACGGGAGCGACTGCTCGAGGAAATCGCCGGTTGGAATTGCGAGCTGGAACAGCGCGTTGCCGAGAAGTCGCGCGAGCTTGAATTGGCCCAGTCGGAAATCATTCAGGCGGAAAAGCTTGGCGCTCTCGGTCACCTGTCGGCCCGCCTGGCCCATGAGGTCAGGAACCCGTTGAATTCAATTAACCTCTTTGCCCAGGTTCTGAAACAGGGGCTTACTGATCATCACGAACTCGGTGGGTTGCCGGAGAAAATCCAGCATGAAATCGATCGGATCGACACTCTGCTGATCAAGCTGCTCAGTGTCAGTGAACTCTCTTTGGGCGACCTGGCCGAAGTCAATCTCGTCGAAGTAATCAATAGCGTTCTCGAAAGTTTCCGTGATCAACTCAACCTGCAGAACATCGAATCAATCGTTGATCTGGACGATAATGTTCCGACCCTGAAGGCCAATGAGAGCGATATTGAACAGATTTTTATTAATCTTATTGCCAATGCTTTGCAGGAAATGCCGGATGGCGGTCAACTGTTGCTTAATCTGGTTTTTGATGATGAGTGTATGTTTATCCGGGTGGCCGATACCGGCCGCGGTATCCCTGAAGAGGATTTGCACAGACTTTTCGATCCGTTTTTTACGACCAAGGCAAAAGGGACCGGGTTCGGCTTGTCGGCGGTTTTGCGGTCAGTAAAGAATTGTGGTGGCCGGATCGTTGCTGACAATCGACCCGAGGGCGGGGCTGTCTTCAGTATTGAACTGCCGAGAGACAGGGCCTAGCGATGGCGCTGCTGATTCGCGAAATCAAGCTCGGGCTTGATGAGGATGAAGCGGAACTGGCGGCCAGGGTTGCCGATATTTTCGGTCTTTTGGAGCAGGATATCGAAGCGCTCAAGGTCATCCGCAGGGGTATTGACGCAAGGAAAAAATCGGAAATCAAACGGGTCTATACGGTCACGTTCGAGGTTGCCAATGAGTCGGAATTATTAGCAGAATTTGGCTCCGATCATCGTATCAGCCGCTATGAGAAACCGGTTGTGCCGGAGCTTCAAAGGGTCGACGGCAACTGCCATGCCCTGGTTGTCGGATCGGGTCCAAGCGGTCTTTTCGCGGCGTTGCGGCTGGTCCGGCAAGGCCTCAGGGTGACCCTGATCGAGCGGGGTGAACCGGTCGAGGAGCGATCGCGCAAGGTTGAACAATTCTGGCGCTCGGGAAAGTTTGACCCGCGGTCGAATGTTCAGTTCGGCGAGGGCGGGGCCGGAACGTTTTCGGATGGGAAATTGACAACCCGGGTCAGTTCTCCGTGGTGCCGTTTCGTGCTGCAGACATTTGTTGATTTCGGTGCGCCACCCGAGATTTTGGCAGAAGCGAAGCCGCATCTCGGGACAGACGTACTGCGCCAAGTTCTGCTTAACTTCCGAAAAAACCTTATTGCCGCGGGAGTTGATTTCCGGTTTGAGACGCAGTTGACCGGGTTGTTAACGCATGCCGGCAGAGTGCAGGGTGGAATTGTTAATGAAACGGATGAGTTTAAGGCTGACGTCGTTGTTCTTGCCCCGGGACACAGCGCCCGGGATACCTATGCCATGCTTGAGCAGGCCGGTGTATTACTTGAACAGAAACCGTTTGCCATCGGTTTGCGGGTCGAGCACCCGGCTGAATTGATAAATTCCATTCAGTATGGCATGGTCGGCCATAAAAATTTGCCGACAGCTGACTATGCCCTGAGTTACAATGATGCAGAGTCGGGCCGCGGCGTTTATTCCTTCTGCATGTGTCCGGGTGGTGAGATCATCAGCGCACCGTCCGAATCGGGGGGGATGGTCGTTAACGGGATGAGCTATCGCAGTCGTAATCAGGAATTTTCAAACAGCGCCCTGGTTGTTTCGGTCGGGCCGGATGATTTCGCTGGCCGCGACGCCCTGGCCGGGGTCCGGTTTCAAAGACAATGGGAGGCGGCGGCTTTTGCGGCCGGCGGCGGCCAATACCTGGCGCCGGCTCAGAATCTTCTC
The nucleotide sequence above comes from Desulfuromonas sp.. Encoded proteins:
- a CDS encoding response regulator, yielding MYESVSGNGHIRKILIVDDEENTRIGLTKLLAADGYEVSTAGDGVEALACLKANPFHLVITDMNMPRMNGLDFIETLSRKHPGLNVIMMTAFGGIDTYVEAMKLGVYEYLHKPIKIDELKSVMKKLSLELKG
- a CDS encoding purine-nucleoside phosphorylase, translated to MFNRWSNALHLIRHKSGVGAPDLVVILGSGLGAIAENSEILCRFSYQNLDGMPATSVHGHKGELIIGRIGDKVIWFFSGRFHLYEGYKAEDVVAPVVLAGAAAAPRMLITNAAGAINKDFSPGSFMWISDHINLMGDNPLRGVRQNPFIDLCHLYHNTLCPELTDRMSSLGIELNSGVLAGVLGPSYETPAEVRALRTLGADAVSMSTVPETIMAKYIGMEVVGLSFLANAAAGLNDRALNHDDIIDVGRTGVELFSEILPEMIELWL
- a CDS encoding 23S rRNA (adenine(2503)-C(2))-methyltransferase RlmN, with protein sequence KVDIKELTPTQLVEFLGGLGKEKFRAGQILRWVYQRGVTDFSAMTDLAKDFRAELDKRAFISDWDPEGVETSRDGTKKYLFRLSDGESIESVRIPMEGDRATLCISSQVGCAMQCEFCLTGDFGLTRNLTTGEIVNQVCACLKDGPISNIVFMGMGEPLHNLDNVIKSLEIFYVDEGLGYSPRKVTVSTSGLVPEMRRIGQYARANLAVSLNATTDEVRDRLMPINRKYPLAELIKACRDYPLSPRARITFEYILIRDINDSLEDAKRLVSLMHGIKAKVNLILFNEHEGSEYRTPEAETVDRFQRYLLDRDIVAIRRASKGQDISAACGQLKGKLEKK
- a CDS encoding sugar kinase, whose protein sequence is MSILVVGSVAFDSIETPFGQVDDVLGGSATYFSTSASFFTDVNLVAVVGEDFPDEHRQMLRDRGINLDGLQTSSGETFRWKGRYGFDLNEAHTLDTKLNVFESFKPEIPESYKGAEYVFLANIDPELQLEVLQQVEKPKLIACDTMNFWIEGKRDALVNTLKHVDVLVINEGEVRQLADEPNLRKAARMILDMGPKSLVVKRGEYGVLMFSGHSIFAAPAYPLEEVFDPTGAGDTFAGGFIGYLASTRNVSEANVRQAVVFGSVMASFTVESFSLDRLKSLDYSEIETRFREMKLLSDFEPLG
- a CDS encoding hybrid sensor histidine kinase/response regulator, encoding MPEKILVVDDERVILDLATMVLSARGYQIETAFSGADALDRVASLQPELILLDYMMPEMDGLTVLRQLRAQYPDTYVIMFTGKGSEELAVELMKAGASDYIRKPFNNQNLVERIENALKIRRIEIRNRELLDERERLLEEIAGWNCELEQRVAEKSRELELAQSEIIQAEKLGALGHLSARLAHEVRNPLNSINLFAQVLKQGLTDHHELGGLPEKIQHEIDRIDTLLIKLLSVSELSLGDLAEVNLVEVINSVLESFRDQLNLQNIESIVDLDDNVPTLKANESDIEQIFINLIANALQEMPDGGQLLLNLVFDDECMFIRVADTGRGIPEEDLHRLFDPFFTTKAKGTGFGLSAVLRSVKNCGGRIVADNRPEGGAVFSIELPRDRA
- a CDS encoding universal stress protein gives rise to the protein MKKFGSILFATDFSECSEHAFAYALSMAKTFKAKLIVLHIINEPVDLRGFYVPHISFDKLEEEIEQGAKKLMEQFERTFLADFEDYVSFVAPGIPDDEIIKRAETESADLIVLGTHGRTGLDHVLFGSTAEKVVRKSKVPVMTIRQEG
- the mtnP gene encoding S-methyl-5'-thioadenosine phosphorylase produces the protein MVIGVIGGSGLYEIEGLTEVEEVLVETPFGDPSDAYITGTLDGVKMVFLPRHGRGHRLLPSEVNYRANIYGMKKLGVERIISVSAVGSMKEEIVPGHIVIPDQFFDQTKGLRESTFFGDGVVGHVAFADPVCGDLAEQVYAAAGEAGATTHKGGTYICIEGPNFSTRAESNIYRKWGVDIIGMTNIPEARLAREAEICYATVALATDYDCWHADHDDVDIESILEIIHNNVATARQIIKIAAGKVAQSRPCACARALEFAIMTDHALIPEKTCEDLQPLIGKYLKK